A genomic stretch from Chryseobacterium sp. SNU WT5 includes:
- a CDS encoding TetR family transcriptional regulator C-terminal domain-containing protein: MKSTALTQEKILDLYSKYVLRNNKKPLNVFTFCDEHDLTESEFYSFYANFEQVEADYLRFFMDQSIMLITAEDSYYMDHTKNKLLSFYYTFFEQLTLNRSLVIYLIGQDKNYLENVKKLWSLKKEFQRFIKSLAISEPLMDDVSDRMEKMERFKNKGIEELYWGHFIATLKFWIEDTSPNFEKTDIFIEKSVDTSFELFEVKPLKKLIDLGKFLFNEVKNK; the protein is encoded by the coding sequence ATGAAAAGTACAGCATTAACTCAGGAAAAAATATTAGATCTTTATTCAAAGTATGTTCTTAGAAATAATAAGAAGCCACTCAATGTATTTACCTTCTGCGACGAACATGATTTAACGGAATCAGAATTTTATTCTTTCTATGCTAATTTTGAACAAGTAGAAGCAGATTACCTCAGGTTTTTTATGGATCAAAGTATCATGTTGATCACGGCAGAAGATTCCTATTATATGGATCATACGAAAAACAAATTACTTTCTTTTTATTATACTTTTTTCGAGCAACTTACTTTAAATAGAAGTTTGGTGATCTACCTGATTGGGCAAGACAAAAATTATTTAGAAAACGTAAAAAAATTGTGGTCTCTTAAAAAAGAGTTTCAAAGATTTATTAAATCATTAGCTATTTCTGAACCATTAATGGATGATGTTAGTGACCGAATGGAGAAGATGGAGCGATTTAAAAATAAAGGAATCGAAGAATTATACTGGGGACATTTCATCGCAACCTTAAAATTTTGGATCGAAGATACCAGTCCAAACTTTGAAAAAACAGATATTTTTATTGAGAAATCAGTTGATACCAGTTTTGAACTATTTGAAGTAAAGCCATTAAAGAAATTAATCGATTTAGGAAAATTTCTTTTTAATGAAGTAAAAAATAAATAA
- a CDS encoding phytoene desaturase family protein, producing the protein MKKVVIIGSGFSAIASACYMAKAGYAVQVLEKNEQLGGRASLLEIDGFKFDMGPSWYWMPDIFERFFSDFGKKVSDFYALKKLSPGYRVYFGKNDYIDISDEPEKIIAKFEEVEPGSGKHLRRFMEDSRKNYEIAMTDLVYNPGKSLLELVSFETATRLNLFVQNISQTVRKNIKNPKLQSILEFPVLFLGAKPQNTPAFYNFMNHADFGLGTWYPKGGFNAVALGMVKLAKELGVKFHINQEVIKIETENNQAKRVITTTDVFEADLVISGADYAHTEKLLNADQKNYDDEYWYKKVFAPSSFLYYVAFDKKVPELQHHNLFFDTDFEQHAVEIYDEPKLPTKPLFYANFSSKTDLDLCPKGKETGFFLIPVAVDLEDNQEIHDQYFELIMDRVQKNIGVDLRSSVIFKKSFGVNDFKERYNSCRGNAYGLANTLLQTSILRPSISNKKIKNLFYTGQLTVPGPGVPPALISGKVVTDYILQHQNKIF; encoded by the coding sequence ATGAAGAAAGTTGTTATTATTGGTTCCGGATTTTCAGCGATTGCTTCTGCCTGTTATATGGCGAAGGCAGGCTATGCTGTTCAGGTTTTAGAAAAAAACGAACAACTTGGTGGCCGGGCTTCTCTGTTAGAAATAGATGGATTCAAATTCGACATGGGACCAAGTTGGTATTGGATGCCGGATATTTTCGAAAGATTCTTTTCTGATTTTGGAAAAAAAGTGTCTGATTTTTACGCGTTAAAAAAACTTTCACCAGGTTATAGAGTCTATTTCGGCAAAAATGATTATATCGATATTTCTGATGAGCCTGAAAAAATTATTGCAAAATTTGAAGAAGTAGAACCCGGAAGTGGGAAACATCTTCGAAGATTTATGGAAGATTCGCGTAAGAATTATGAAATCGCCATGACTGATTTGGTTTATAATCCCGGCAAATCTCTTTTAGAATTAGTGAGTTTTGAAACGGCAACAAGATTAAATCTCTTTGTTCAAAATATTTCACAGACCGTTCGCAAAAACATTAAAAACCCAAAACTTCAGAGTATTTTAGAGTTTCCCGTTCTTTTTCTGGGTGCTAAACCCCAGAATACGCCAGCCTTTTATAATTTCATGAACCATGCCGATTTTGGTTTAGGAACTTGGTATCCGAAAGGAGGTTTCAATGCGGTTGCTTTAGGAATGGTGAAATTGGCTAAAGAATTAGGTGTGAAATTTCACATCAATCAAGAAGTTATTAAGATAGAAACCGAAAATAATCAGGCAAAACGGGTGATTACGACCACTGATGTCTTCGAGGCAGATTTAGTTATTTCTGGAGCAGATTATGCCCACACTGAAAAATTACTAAACGCTGACCAGAAAAACTATGATGATGAGTATTGGTATAAGAAAGTTTTCGCACCGTCGTCCTTCTTATATTATGTTGCTTTTGACAAAAAAGTCCCGGAACTTCAACATCACAATTTATTCTTTGACACCGATTTCGAACAGCACGCAGTGGAAATTTATGATGAACCAAAATTACCGACAAAACCTTTGTTTTATGCCAATTTCTCTTCAAAAACCGATTTAGATTTATGTCCAAAAGGAAAGGAAACTGGATTTTTCCTAATTCCAGTTGCAGTTGATTTAGAAGACAATCAGGAAATTCATGATCAATACTTTGAATTAATTATGGACAGAGTTCAAAAAAACATCGGTGTTGATTTAAGAAGTTCAGTGATCTTCAAAAAGAGTTTTGGAGTCAACGATTTCAAAGAACGGTACAACTCTTGCCGAGGTAATGCGTACGGTTTAGCCAATACTTTACTACAGACCTCTATTCTAAGGCCAAGCATCAGCAATAAAAAAATAAAGAATCTTTTCTACACCGGTCAATTGACCGTTCCCGGACCAGGCGTGCCACCCGCGTTAATCTCCGGAAAAGTAGTGACCGATTATATTCTTCAACATCAAAACAAAATATTCTAA
- a CDS encoding phytoene/squalene synthase family protein — MNNLEIFNSFCGQSSKMVTEKYSTSFYKASSLFKPEIRQHIYNIYGFVRLADEIVDTFHDYDKVRLMADFESNYKTAQEHGISLNPILHSFCLTQREKAIPQDLVDAFLTSMKMDLGEIKDLNDEKYNEYIYGSAEVVGLMCLKVFVDGNVVEYEKLKPYAQSLGAAFQKINFLRDISADFNDLNRTYFPGVDFQNFTHRDKVEIENDIAADFAHAKIGIKMLPISSKLAVFMAYKYYFNLFKKIRKTEAKLLLTKRIRVSNARKMYLFGEMILNKNLNLL; from the coding sequence ATGAATAATTTAGAAATTTTTAACTCGTTTTGCGGACAATCTTCCAAAATGGTTACCGAAAAATACAGCACCTCGTTTTATAAAGCATCGTCACTTTTTAAACCAGAGATTCGTCAGCACATCTACAATATTTATGGCTTTGTACGATTGGCAGACGAAATAGTGGATACATTTCATGATTATGATAAAGTGAGATTGATGGCTGATTTTGAAAGCAATTACAAGACAGCGCAGGAACATGGCATTTCTTTAAATCCAATCTTACATTCTTTTTGTTTGACCCAAAGGGAAAAGGCAATACCGCAAGATCTAGTAGATGCATTTCTGACTTCAATGAAAATGGATTTGGGCGAGATCAAAGATTTAAATGATGAAAAATATAATGAATATATTTACGGTTCTGCGGAAGTGGTGGGTTTAATGTGTTTGAAGGTTTTTGTTGATGGAAATGTTGTAGAATACGAAAAACTGAAACCTTACGCCCAAAGTTTAGGAGCAGCATTTCAAAAGATTAATTTTTTAAGAGATATCAGTGCTGATTTTAATGATCTGAACAGAACTTATTTCCCCGGCGTTGATTTTCAAAATTTCACGCACCGAGATAAAGTAGAAATTGAAAATGATATTGCAGCAGATTTTGCACATGCTAAAATAGGAATCAAGATGCTGCCAATATCCAGTAAACTTGCCGTTTTTATGGCGTATAAATATTACTTTAACTTATTTAAGAAAATTAGGAAAACGGAGGCAAAATTACTTTTAACCAAAAGAATACGTGTTTCTAATGCAAGAAAAATGTATC